A region of the Silene latifolia isolate original U9 population chromosome 9, ASM4854445v1, whole genome shotgun sequence genome:
TGATAGTCATTTGAAGTGACAAATTTGCAATTCTTAAATTCAAGGCATTATTATTTAACTTAGCATGGGACGACCGTCCGTACTAGCCTCCACCCGGCTCCACCACTAATACTCTATATATGATATATCACACCCTACCTTTAATTCCCTCCTTTCTTAAAACACATTATTTCGTATAATTTTTCTTGCTTTTTATTTCTCCatacaaaaaaaaacaataaatggGGAATTGTCAAGCAGTAGATGCAGCAGCATTAGTAGTACAACACCCAAATGGTAAAATTGAGAGGATGTATTGGCCTGTCAAAGCCCATGAGGTTATGAAGTTGAATCCTGGTCATTATGTTGCTCTCATCATCCCTTTACCGGGATACGAGTCGGGTCTTACCGGTGATCAGAAGACGGGCCGGTATACCCGAATTAAGCTGCTTCGGTCTACTGATACGCTTGTTCTTGGACACGCTTATCGCTTGCTTACTTCTCAAGGTTAGTTGGTTCAAATAACTTGATCAAACAGGGAACTTCATGATTAGTggcggagtcaggatttgaaGTTAACGGGACGAAAAAATTTAGTGGGGGCGAAAGGTTAATTTTATAAGGGGACCTCAatgttttttgaaaattttaaaaaatttcgaaaatttcaaacgcTAGCTGATTAGCTTATTTGGTAGGTACGTGTATCGGTTTTCCTAACGTGTGATTTCATACTATCGTGTGTCCTAAGGTAACGCATTAGAAAAGATGTCTAATTCACCTTTTAAGAAAAATCGTATTTTCTCTTCAGTTACGACTTCGTGTACCTTTTCTTCGGTTATATTAGGTGGTTtgtattagtttattttatttataaaagTTTATTGtcgtaaaaaaataaaaagatggTCTTAGTTTATTTAATGTTCGTATTTAAGATATTGAACTTATGAGGTTTTGTTTGTTGTGGCAGAGGTTAAGAAGATATTAAGAGCCAAAAAGTTGGCTAAGGCAAAGATGAATGAGATGGGTTCAGACGATAAACTTAAAACGAGTCAAGAAGTAGAAATCAATCGAGAAAATGTGAAATTAGAGAAAAATGATGAGGTAAATAAGTCTCAAAATTAGAACTACTAGTGAAAAAAATGAAGCGGTCTCAAAGAAATAAAATATCGTATTAGACTGTCTTACTTGAGAATTTGTGATTATTAGAATACTTTTTTACCATTGAAATTTATTAACCATTTTGTTAGCACAACTAATAAGAGAATTGATTTTGTTTAAGCAGAGTTGGAAGCTGGAAAGACGACTAAATTCAGGATCCACAAACTCGAGATCAAAGACATGGCGACCGTCCCTGAAGAGTATCTCCGAAGCTGTGAACTAATTTTCAGAAGATAAGGGAGAATTAATATGGCTTAATCTTAATTAGAAGGCagtaaatggaaaattagtttctAATTTTTGATCTTCTTGTCAATTAAGATAGAGTAATAATATTTTTGTATAGTTAATAATCAAAAAAATTCAGGAATAATTCTGTACTAGTGTTATACAAGAATACAAGTGTAATTTGAAAGACGTAAAAGATCGGAAACATGATCGGTTTGAAATTGTATTATCGACTGTCCATGAAATTTTTAACTAGTATTGTACGAATAATAAAAAACTTCACTGAAAATACGTATAAATTGGTTTCAcgtataaaaccgtcttaaatcACGCACTTGGTtcaaaaataaattaaagagtACACACGAGAAATTAAAATGTTGTAACATAAAGAAATCGGCCAAATGACCGCATTATTTAGTGGCAGAGATTCGAACCTCAATTACATGATTGGAGTAAGAGAACTCTTACCAATTAAGTTACTCTTATCGTACATTTTTGAACGGACACTGcacataaattaaattaagtttctaaattttaatagaaataagtccTTGACATTTAATTTAGTAAAGATCTTAGACAATGAAATATTGATGTGTCCCATGTATAAGTCAATTTTTAACAAGAAACAATATTCTTGCATTAATTATGTGAGCCCAAAGTTATGGAGCACCTCACACATGTAAATCACATAAAATTTAAAGTCTTAAAGATGTTCAATTGTCAAGAGCTTAAGGTTGACTTTATTTACTCTCGAGATTGGACTTCgaattgtattttctgaattaaactgaattaaagtgaaataaaaatacaaaagaaACTCAAATTCTAAGAGTGACTTTAAAGTCTCTCGAGGTAAACAATACCTAAATATGACTATGGCGGATTAGAATTCGAAATGAATGACCCGTTTGTCGCACCGTCTTTACATTGTTTCCTGGAAACAATTACAGCTAATTCATGAGAACGGAAGGCCAGAAAATAAATTGGTGGGACATTTAGTAATCATCAATCAAAGTGTATGGCCACAAGGCCGGTGTGCCAGTgtgtcacggtccggtactttagccgaaccgtggcgcgcacccttgcccgagtcaaggcaagatgcaagcgacaaggctcttcgtactagtgaaggatcgctcactagcacgatactcgggtctcggcaacactcgacaatattgcaacgagagcgtcaagcactagtgtttgtcaagcactaggcgttcgtaatcggtctcgggtgtgtgagtcgggatcctagtgtcgatcccacaaacacggcttgttagaaaagtgaaggctaaaagtcgttcacaacaaagcaactgttccgggtgtgattacggagcagtgttgttaccacgtgagctaattgaatgatgactttgcttgactcttcctttcggcctctcctgcaacaatgaacaaactgagggctcggcttggcaccgagcgtacttactccgacgctcaagtcagtaaacttaaagggattaagttgtgtgatacttggcaaagtatattgtagagaaataagggagtttataccagattatgagtggtttaggttatatttcttggatcctttcctcaatgagggttgaggagtatttatagactttcaccttttgtcacgtagtggccaagtggccaagtggctagcaggtggaaagaccgttctaccctcggccgatggacccatgtgcggggccgagggtcttggatatgagtacggaTATGTATCCCGGTGGCTAGTTGTCTAGCGGGACCCAAGTGACAGCCGATAGGTCGCATCGACTAAATTTGtcgatacgttgacttgctgtcttttgtctttgaccttggtcaatatgttgactcagtcaacgggtgcagaatatgccccatcagcaacaacaagcaatacgaaggcacaaggtaggaagcagattttcattcactagtactccctaaagagggaaatttgattattacatcctggtagcaggagacattgaatttacaagtttagtgtagaatagcgatatacctatttatggaaacctattctaaaactactaagaaaatacttactacaaatgtacaagggaaatgaaattacataagcataaataaatctaagggttcgaagtgtgcggatcgtcacactctcccccacctaatctgttgccgccctcggcaacacaaaaatctcGAACGGcgcttcagtgagacatcctcggtgagctgtGGCCGTCCATGCTGCATTGAGATCTGGCTTTCTCTTGAGTCCGGCTTGTAGATACTTCTCGGTCCACACCATGATCGGATTCATCGTCCCTTCAAGAATAGTGTGCATTTCCTTGACGGCGAGACTCCCGAACATCATGTCCTCCAAGTTTATCACTCGCCTCTGATCATTCTGGAAAGTCCAAGTCCTTGTTGCTCGAGCGGAAATTTTACGAGATCGTTCAAGGTGCTCACTCCATCGCACCTTCACCTTGTCCATCACCACTTCAGTACCTGCATTCAAGGGTAAGTGAGTtctccaggacgccgaatcagcatctcggcgcggccccctgatagtacgaggccttctctcttgggtcgactgacccgcaaaccaggacgtcgattcagcatatcgacgcggccccctgatggtacgaggcctaaatctttgggcatctcggccctcattgtctactcctcggtgaggaggtagactcttctttcgtcccccaggccacttagcagcgtagttagcctgggtcttgttcgccctcggctcccCCGAAtctttaggcattctccaaggtcaCATCCTttgtttcggcgtcggtatcaccctcatagccgaaattcgatgctgccccttgtcttcATCCCCGTCTACCGTCTccactacgatagaccccattagtagcatcgatccgtcactcggtttcaatactaccaatgctttctgaaagaactgcatcccgagtactaacttgaagtcgtccagcggaacggtggtgaagtcgagctcccctgcccactcacacacttggaccgcgaccttcttagccactccttggacgcgtctcattttcccattgaccagcttcaggcagctgttagcatcccgcagaactagccccaaccgatcagcttcctctttcgtaacaaagttgtgggaggcgcccgagtcgatcaaggctcgtgcttgcttcccattcaccatcaagtccacgtacatgagcccgttgtatttcttggcggaggaatcttcgtacttccccatcgcgctgatcctttgaagtgagcccatccgtggttggtcttcaccatcactcgagtcttcgttacactcttggtgatagtcggccaacgccccatcaagacgttcttgagcccctttcggcatcttcttgaacatggcattgaactccgctttgttcggacaatcggccatcttgtgaggacccttgcacacaaaacacgcgaacagtctcttcgttgtggaagcagtagagtttcccgccttcgaagacgagcttgagggcgagttagtagtgctcgccgattgggcttgacttccttgcgagcggaaccgactgttcccaactgaaatggcgctattttgtggcctttgtccattgtacccactcGTGGCCTTTTGCACCGCATTCCCGTTGGCgccacaactcttggtgcctctcactccccgtgaaagtcgagcaggcgctccgcggccgatatggccgaagacagagttttgggattctgcctcatgacctcctgttgtgcccacctcttcaacccatCAATGAATTCGAATGTCCTATCTGTCCCGGATATTtcggtaatctcgagcatgcacgctgagaattccctcacatattcccggattgatttggtgtgcttgatttccttcaacttcttccgagcaacaaactccgtgttctcggggtagaagtgatccttcaagatcctcttgaagtcggtccacgatgtcaccgtaatcgtgcccgcatcgatttccttgtacctagccctccaccacatcttggcatcgtcgactagatacatgcttgccgtgacaacttccgcgtcttcgtcaagcccacttactcggaagtattgctccatatcgaagataaagttatcgaccgctttcgaatccctcgccccatcgtagggacgaggtggaggtgccttcaccttatggctccccacagatttcccgtcattggccaccgctttcacgagcgtggcgcaagtgttctctaacatctcgacctttcgaTGCAGATGATAGATCTCTTCTTCCCGATCAtcggggatcgcaccactgatcgcttggatgcgggtGTTCAACCCGTCCACCTTCGTCTCGAGTTcgcaaaccgtcttttgcaactcctcgaggctcgcagccatccgcataacgatgcCCTCGAGTTTGGGAATaagcttgacgtcgattgcgtcctctaaggcatccactcggtcctcgattgtttcgcccattttctcgatctcgatgaacaaatgcggcttgcagacgcccgtccgaagaccgggctctgataccaaatgtcacggtccggtactttagccgaaccgtggcgcgcacccttgcccgagtcaaggcaagatgcaagcgacaaggctcttcgtactagtgaaggatcgctcactagcacgatactcgggtctcggcaacactcgacaatattgcaacgagagcgtcaagcactagtgtttgtcaagcactaggcgttcgtaatcggtctcgggtgtgtgagtcgggatcctagtgtcgatcccacaaacacggcttgttagaaaagtgaaggctaaaagtcgttcacaacaaagcaacaacaagcaatacgaaggcacaaggtagaaagcagattttcattcactagtactccctaaagagggaaatttgattattacatcctggtagcaggagacattgaatttacaagtttagtgtagaatagcgatatacctatttatggaaacctattctaaaactactaagaaaatacttactacaaatgtacaagggaaatgaaattacataagcataaataaatctaagggttcgaagtgtaCGGATCGTCACACAGTGCCAGTGCCAGTTTTGTGTATTTCGTATATATTTTAAATATTAATCCGTAGTGATACTCGTATTTTAAGTATACGAGTATCACTTCTGAATTGGAACGTTTGAACTACTAGGACAAAATTGTTTTTATAGAACTTGTGTACAACCAGGTTGTAGAAAATGATCGGTTTCACCAACTATGTTACTCTAACACTTCATACAGGACTTGATTGACCTCATTTGACTATTTTCCATACAAAAAGTCACGTTTGACGCTTGAACATCCACCCATGTCGCATAAACGCATACTTCTAACTGGGTTTAAGTAGCGTACTACAATAAAACTCGAGAATATCACAATGGTGCGACTGATTTCTTCCAACGACTACTCTTACCAGTAAAAGTAACTTCAGAAAAAACCggtgagaaagaagaagaagaagaagaagatgacgaCGAGCTAATTGAACCCTTAAACTTCATTAAGCGACTCAAAACTTTCATGTTTTTATTTGATGCCGCGTCTTTGCCCTTGCAATTACCCGCGAGTATTTTATTTCGACACCAACTTCCTGATTTTACAAATAGAGACCCTGCATAAGAACATACACAATGTCACAAACTAGCAAATGTctcatttaacaaaaaaaaaaaaaaaaaaaacactctttCTTTccagctgtcaaaaaaaaaaaacaaataaatgggACAGAGGAACTTATTGTATTACCAATTCTCGCAAGACGATTGACCCAAGGAGGGATTGAATTGGCAGTAAGCTTAAGACAAGCTTGTGTGCTAAAGTGATTGCAATTGTTGGTAATTAAATGATAATTTTTACGTTGAAACTGCTCTGCTAAATCAATAATCATATTTTTGGCTTCCTTGGCTCGTAATCTCGAAAACCCGACAAGAATTCCTTTTCTGAACTTAAGTCCCTCGCAATTTTTAGGCTCCATCTTGAATACTTGGGGTGTTCCTTCCATGTCTGTGCCAAATGCGTACTCTACTCCATATACTGCATTGATTATTATAGCCGAAACCCGAAAGTACAATTAGACAAACAGATAATTCGGGTCATTTCAAGTTGGGTCGTCTGAATAAGCAATTTTTTTTGCATTAAAGACTTTAAAGTACTGTCTTTTCTTTAAAGtatatttttttcattaaattctaaattataatattataatcaaaataaaataaaagtggtaTCATTAAAATATAGATTTTATGATATACTCATAAAAAATCATCAAATTACTAATCATTAAATTTATgataaaaaatcattaaaatacagATTTTATGATATAATCAactttttttattagttttgcaGTTTAATTTTttactcatatcaaaatataatgagtTGAATTATGAAAAATTACGATATAATatagaatgaaaaataatacacactaaaaaaagtaaaaaatgctATAAATACTGCGCATTTATTAAATTACCTTGAACACCAGAATGATGAACACCAAGTCCTAGCCAGTATAAGCAAGCATTGACGGGTGTTATATCGTAGACATTAAGGAAAACTGGGACCAGATCAGGATCTTCAGAACTCGATTCGCTATAAAAAAACAATATTTTACTCAGAATAATATCGTTTTGTCAGCATCAAAATTGCTCTTATGGCTTCATATACATCTAAACACGGAATTACATACCTTGACGTAAAATGAGGTGTTGAAGAGCATAGACCATAACAGTCTAAGATCGAAACATGTTGAAGACGCGATTGGAGAGTCCGATTTCTTGATTTAGGCTCCAAATGAAGCTTCCAATTGTCTACGGGTACTGTATTATTTGGCGGATTCAAATGCAGATCAAGATTTGCCTTCTGGGTCGGGTTTATTCGGATCATTGAACTCAAATACCGGAGTATAGTAGCTTGAACTCTAAGCAACCTCCTAAGGGTGAAATGCCGTAAAATTGGTGCATGGCGGCCTGGCTGCATTATATGAACGCGGGATTTAGACGGCCATTTTGGTAATTGGTCTGAAACAATAAGACGGGATTTTGTGACtattttatggttaaatgtaACCATAATGACCAGAAGTTGTCAAATTTGGCTGTCAAATGGTTACAAAATTCTGTCTTAATCTTTTAGACCAAAATTGTCTGTCTAAAGGAAATCGATTGAATAAATATATATAGATGTTTCATTGAAATTTATGAATGTCAATTACGGTCGTACCAATTATAAGGCGATTCCACATAAGTATTACTCTCTCCATTTTTCTATTTTCGCCCCATTTGCTTTATTGCAGTCTCCAAGTTATACCTTTGACCGTCTTTTTCGACATCtatatgttactttttttttcgattttttttttcttaaaagatGTCTTGATATTAATCGTAAATGTTTTACTTTTATAAATAAATAGTTTTTATTCTCCAACTTATTTACGGTTAAAGTTCGGAAACTTTGATCTCCATAAagcaaatggggtgaaaataggaaAATTTATGAATAATTACGCTCCTACCATAACCTCAAGAAAGCATTTTTAGTAGTCAATATCTTAAGTCAATCCCTTTAAATTCAGTTCAA
Encoded here:
- the LOC141602329 gene encoding uncharacterized protein LOC141602329; the protein is MGNCQAVDAAALVVQHPNGKIERMYWPVKAHEVMKLNPGHYVALIIPLPGYESGLTGDQKTGRYTRIKLLRSTDTLVLGHAYRLLTSQEVKKILRAKKLAKAKMNEMGSDDKLKTSQEVEINRENVKLEKNDESWKLERRLNSGSTNSRSKTWRPSLKSISEAVN
- the LOC141599938 gene encoding uncharacterized protein LOC141599938, which encodes MQPGRHAPILRHFTLRRLLRVQATILRYLSSMIRINPTQKANLDLHLNPPNNTVPVDNWKLHLEPKSRNRTLQSRLQHVSILDCYGLCSSTPHFTSSESSSEDPDLVPVFLNVYDITPVNACLYWLGLGVHHSGVQVYGVEYAFGTDMEGTPQVFKMEPKNCEGLKFRKGILVGFSRLRAKEAKNMIIDLAEQFQRKNYHLITNNCNHFSTQACLKLTANSIPPWVNRLARIGSLFVKSGSWCRNKILAGNCKGKDAASNKNMKVLSRLMKFKGSISSSSSSSSSSSFSPVFSEVTFTGKSSRWKKSVAPL